The Stappia sp. genome window below encodes:
- a CDS encoding ATP-binding cassette domain-containing protein encodes MRALWRVFRRILAGNRWAMTRGALLAATVLMAGVALLGLSGWFITAAGIAGLAGGLVAFDVFRPSAGVRFLALGRTAARYGERLLTHDATLRGLAALRGALLAAMIELPFRRLAALRSSLHMNRLTMDVDALDGVALRLAIPAAAGFATLSLAFLVLWALVGLGLAAWLLVCGTFGAALGLAVVYVKGRAPSRRSAAALQAFRMRVIDLLRARADLVVYGRLQDQVTHALAAEARLRADLDANDRAEQSGAVVLGVTETLVSAGALTLGAFLVERGEIGPALAALAFFASLALAEAFAPLRRGVAELGRMVDAARRVERQLARPDEGDVSAPRAPATPVETPVEPPETETAALRCAALTYRHAPGAAAVLDGVTLSVAAGETVALTGASGAGKSTLLFLAAGLLAPQSGTVHLAGQDIRALAEPELRARVGLLPQRSALMSGTLREALTLARPDLDDAALWAVLETVCLGDVVRARGGLDLRLGEAGSGLSGGEARRLALARVLVRRPAILLLDEPTEGLDDALAARVLTGIRSHLPEAAVLMASHRAVERDAADRCIALGGVALGGVGPREETVQVAASQSVAGQSGMPDTP; translated from the coding sequence ATGAGGGCGCTGTGGCGGGTGTTTCGCCGTATCCTGGCCGGCAATCGCTGGGCGATGACGCGGGGCGCGCTGCTCGCCGCCACCGTGCTGATGGCCGGCGTCGCGCTGCTCGGCCTGTCGGGCTGGTTCATCACCGCCGCCGGCATCGCGGGTCTCGCCGGCGGGCTCGTCGCCTTCGATGTCTTCCGTCCGAGCGCCGGCGTGCGCTTTCTGGCGCTGGGGCGCACGGCGGCGCGCTACGGCGAGCGCCTGCTCACCCACGATGCCACCTTGCGTGGGCTCGCCGCCCTGCGCGGCGCGCTGCTCGCCGCGATGATCGAGCTGCCGTTCCGCCGGCTCGCGGCCCTGCGCAGTTCGCTCCACATGAACCGGCTGACGATGGACGTGGACGCGCTCGACGGCGTGGCGCTGCGGCTGGCGATTCCCGCCGCCGCCGGCTTCGCGACGCTGTCGCTCGCCTTTCTCGTGCTGTGGGCGCTGGTCGGGCTGGGGCTTGCGGCGTGGCTGCTCGTCTGCGGCACCTTCGGGGCCGCGCTCGGGCTCGCCGTCGTCTACGTGAAGGGGCGCGCGCCCTCGCGCCGCTCGGCCGCCGCGCTGCAGGCCTTTCGCATGCGGGTGATCGACCTCTTGCGCGCCCGCGCCGATCTGGTGGTCTACGGCCGGCTTCAGGATCAGGTGACGCACGCGCTGGCCGCCGAGGCCCGGCTGCGGGCCGACCTCGACGCCAACGACCGGGCGGAGCAGTCGGGCGCGGTGGTGCTCGGCGTGACCGAGACGCTGGTCTCCGCCGGCGCGCTGACGCTCGGCGCGTTTCTGGTGGAACGCGGGGAGATCGGCCCGGCGCTGGCGGCGCTTGCCTTCTTCGCAAGCCTTGCGCTGGCGGAGGCCTTCGCGCCCCTGCGGCGCGGTGTCGCGGAACTGGGGCGCATGGTGGACGCCGCGCGCCGGGTGGAGCGTCAGTTGGCGCGCCCTGACGAGGGGGACGTATCCGCTCCCCGCGCGCCGGCAACGCCCGTTGAAACGCCCGTCGAACCGCCCGAGACCGAAACCGCGGCGCTGCGGTGCGCGGCGCTGACCTATCGCCATGCGCCGGGGGCGGCCGCCGTGCTCGACGGCGTGACGCTGTCGGTCGCCGCCGGCGAGACCGTCGCGCTGACCGGGGCGAGCGGAGCGGGCAAGAGCACGCTGCTCTTTCTCGCGGCCGGACTGCTGGCTCCGCAGTCCGGCACGGTGCATCTCGCCGGGCAGGATATCCGCGCGCTCGCCGAGCCGGAGCTGCGCGCCCGCGTCGGCCTGTTGCCGCAGCGCAGCGCCTTGATGAGCGGCACGCTGCGCGAGGCGCTGACGCTGGCGCGCCCCGACCTCGACGACGCGGCGCTCTGGGCGGTGCTGGAGACCGTGTGTCTCGGCGACGTGGTGCGCGCGCGCGGCGGGCTGGACTTGCGCCTCGGCGAGGCGGGCAGCGGCCTGTCGGGCGGCGAGGCGCGGCGGCTGGCGCTGGCGCGGGTTCTGGTCCGCCGGCCCGCGATCCTGCTGCTCGACGAGCCGACGGAAGGGCTGGACGACGCGTTGGCCGCGCGCGTGCTGACGGGGATCCGCAGCCATCTGCCGGAGGCGGCCGTGCTGATGGCCTCCCATCGCGCGGTCGAGCGCGACGCGGCGGACCGCTGCATTGCGCTGGGGGGTGTCGCGCTGGGCGGTGTCGGTCCGCGGGAGGAAACCGTCCAGGTGGCCGCGAGCCAAAGCGTCGCAGGTCAAAGCGGTATGCCCGATACCCCTTAA
- a CDS encoding peroxiredoxin, protein MSDQIHTSQPGLPRLNEPAPDFTAPTTHGTRSLSDYRGKWLILFSHPADFTPVCTTEFMAFARASDDFRALNCELLGLSIDSHYAHIAWVRSIKENFGVEVDFPIIADLSMEVAHAYGMIQPGASDTSAVRATFLIDPEGKLRAMVYYPMSNGRSIDEFLRLLKALQTSDANGVATPEAWQPGEKVIVPPPATTEEADARAGKGYDYVDWYFSKRDL, encoded by the coding sequence ATGAGCGACCAGATCCACACCTCGCAACCCGGCCTGCCGCGTCTCAACGAGCCCGCGCCGGACTTCACCGCGCCGACCACCCATGGCACGCGCTCGCTGTCGGACTATCGCGGCAAGTGGCTGATTCTCTTCTCGCATCCGGCCGACTTCACGCCGGTCTGCACGACCGAGTTCATGGCCTTCGCCCGCGCCTCGGACGACTTCCGCGCGCTGAACTGCGAGCTGCTCGGCCTCTCGATCGACAGCCATTATGCGCACATCGCCTGGGTGCGCAGCATCAAGGAGAATTTCGGCGTCGAGGTCGACTTCCCGATCATCGCCGACCTGTCGATGGAGGTGGCCCATGCCTACGGCATGATACAGCCCGGCGCCTCGGACACCTCGGCGGTGCGCGCGACCTTCCTCATCGATCCCGAGGGCAAGCTGCGGGCGATGGTCTACTATCCCATGAGCAACGGCCGTTCGATCGATGAATTCCTGCGCCTGCTCAAGGCGTTGCAGACATCGGACGCCAACGGCGTCGCAACCCCCGAGGCCTGGCAGCCGGGCGAGAAGGTGATCGTCCCGCCGCCGGCCACCACCGAGGAGGCGGATGCCCGCGCCGGCAAGGGCTACGACTACGTCGACTGGTACTTCTCCAAGCGCGATCTGTGA
- a CDS encoding DUF411 domain-containing protein: protein MTTPRTRLIANLRAIVAIPLAGAGLLGLATLPAQAETPVQSPPAQSSALQAPDVAVKKTSGCGCCVAWMEHMEENGFSVSGENVPNGALVRFKMRSGVPQEMASCHTARVGGYVIEGHVPAADVRRLLDERPDAVGLAVPGMPLGSPGMDFGDDQEAYEVHLIRRDGSTEVFSRHPGS from the coding sequence ATGACCACGCCGCGTACACGTCTGATCGCCAACCTGAGAGCAATCGTGGCAATCCCCCTCGCCGGGGCCGGCCTGCTTGGCCTTGCGACCCTGCCCGCGCAGGCCGAGACGCCCGTGCAATCGCCACCCGCGCAATCGTCCGCCCTCCAGGCGCCGGACGTCGCCGTCAAGAAGACGAGCGGCTGCGGCTGCTGCGTCGCCTGGATGGAACACATGGAAGAGAACGGCTTTTCGGTCAGCGGCGAGAACGTGCCGAACGGCGCGCTGGTGCGCTTCAAGATGCGCTCCGGCGTGCCGCAAGAGATGGCCTCCTGCCACACCGCCAGGGTCGGGGGCTATGTGATCGAGGGCCATGTGCCGGCCGCCGACGTGCGCCGCCTGCTCGACGAACGCCCCGACGCGGTCGGACTGGCGGTGCCCGGCATGCCGCTCGGCTCGCCGGGCATGGACTTCGGCGACGACCAGGAGGCCTATGAGGTCCATCTGATCCGGCGCGACGGCAGCACCGAGGTCTTCTCCCGCCATCCCGGCAGCTGA
- the cydD gene encoding thiol reductant ABC exporter subunit CydD, whose amino-acid sequence MPGSEPSSEASLDRDAVQARLRAICAPAARLLSRASGLATLAALLWLAQAALVADVISGLVLDRDPWLGLWLSCAGFAVLGLTRVGLSTVSARMAHRAADRAVAALRHDLLRRSAVRAAQGAATVGSAEIAALVSEKAASLTPYLTRYRPAMARTMVMPPVILAVALSMSWAVAGILLVAGPLIPVFMALVGYAAREASERQMQEIGSLNALVLERINALVDIRLLDAGARTLAGFQGAADRLRARTMEVLRIAFLSSAVLELFAALGVAMVAVYVGFALLGEFTFGAYATPLTVWEGVFLLLLAPEFFQPLRDLASAWHDKAAASAVAGEVARLEAEEGAEILGHGAGADPLPGAADIALSGVRVAVGGAFGSSGSLSEEIAYPDIAISGGERIALVGPSGSGKSTLLAVMAGLRAPSGGTVRVAGHALSAETADAWRARVAWIGQTPHFLNASLRANLRLGAAEASPDTLARALEAARGRGIVAALPRGLATRIGESGHGVSGGEARRLMIARGLAADRDVVFADEPTADLDAATAEAVAEGLLALAARGATLVVATHDMRLAARMDRVVRLEGGA is encoded by the coding sequence TTGCCCGGCTCCGAGCCCTCTTCCGAAGCTTCCCTGGATCGTGACGCCGTTCAGGCCCGCCTGCGGGCGATCTGCGCGCCGGCGGCCCGTCTCCTGTCGCGGGCAAGCGGGCTGGCGACGCTCGCCGCGCTGCTCTGGCTGGCGCAGGCCGCGCTGGTCGCCGATGTGATCTCCGGGCTCGTGCTGGATCGCGATCCGTGGCTCGGCCTGTGGCTGTCCTGCGCGGGCTTCGCGGTGCTCGGGTTGACGCGCGTGGGGCTGTCGACGGTCTCCGCGCGCATGGCGCATCGTGCCGCCGACCGGGCGGTCGCCGCCTTGCGCCACGATCTGTTGCGCCGCTCGGCCGTGCGGGCCGCGCAGGGGGCGGCAACAGTCGGGTCGGCCGAGATCGCCGCGCTGGTGTCGGAAAAGGCGGCGAGCCTCACGCCCTATCTCACCCGCTATCGCCCGGCCATGGCGCGCACCATGGTGATGCCGCCGGTGATCCTCGCCGTCGCTCTCTCCATGTCCTGGGCGGTGGCCGGCATCCTGCTGGTGGCCGGGCCGCTGATCCCGGTGTTCATGGCGCTGGTCGGCTATGCCGCGCGCGAGGCGAGCGAGCGGCAGATGCAGGAAATCGGCAGCCTGAACGCGCTGGTTCTGGAGCGCATCAACGCGCTCGTCGACATTCGCCTGCTCGACGCTGGGGCGCGCACGCTCGCCGGCTTCCAGGGCGCCGCCGACCGGTTGCGGGCGCGCACGATGGAGGTCCTGCGCATCGCCTTCCTGTCGTCGGCCGTGCTGGAGCTGTTCGCCGCGCTGGGCGTGGCGATGGTCGCGGTCTATGTCGGCTTCGCGCTGCTCGGCGAGTTTACCTTCGGCGCCTATGCGACGCCGCTGACGGTGTGGGAGGGCGTGTTCCTGCTGCTTCTCGCGCCGGAGTTCTTCCAGCCCCTGCGCGATCTGGCGAGCGCCTGGCACGACAAGGCCGCCGCCTCGGCGGTGGCCGGCGAAGTCGCGCGCCTGGAGGCGGAGGAGGGCGCCGAGATCCTGGGGCACGGCGCGGGGGCCGATCCGCTCCCCGGGGCGGCCGATATCGCGCTGTCCGGTGTGCGGGTGGCGGTCGGCGGCGCTTTCGGGTCTTCCGGCTCGCTGTCGGAGGAGATCGCCTATCCCGACATCGCGATCTCCGGCGGCGAGCGGATCGCGCTCGTGGGGCCGAGCGGGTCGGGCAAATCCACCCTGCTCGCCGTGATGGCGGGCTTGCGGGCGCCGTCCGGCGGTACGGTCCGCGTTGCGGGGCACGCGCTTTCGGCGGAAACGGCGGACGCCTGGCGGGCCCGGGTCGCCTGGATCGGCCAGACGCCGCATTTCCTCAACGCGAGCTTGCGCGCCAACCTGCGTCTCGGGGCGGCGGAGGCGTCACCCGACACGCTCGCGCGGGCGCTCGAGGCCGCGCGCGGGCGCGGGATCGTCGCCGCGCTGCCGCGCGGGCTCGCCACACGGATCGGCGAAAGCGGTCACGGGGTGTCGGGCGGCGAGGCGCGGCGGTTGATGATCGCGCGCGGGCTTGCCGCCGACCGGGACGTGGTCTTCGCTGACGAGCCCACCGCCGATCTCGACGCGGCGACGGCGGAGGCCGTGGCCGAGGGACTGCTGGCGCTCGCCGCGCGCGGCGCGACCCTCGTCGTGGCGACGCATGACATGCGGCTCGCCGCCCGGATGGACCGCGTCGTACGGCTGGAGGGCGGGGCATGA
- the cydB gene encoding cytochrome d ubiquinol oxidase subunit II translates to MILHELIDFDILRVIWWGLLGVLLIGFALTDGFDMGVGALLPFVAKTDIERRIAINTVGPVWEGNQVWFILGGGAIFAAWPPLYAVSFSGFYLAMFLVLAALILRPVGFKYRSKRDDARWRSTWDWALFVGGAVPALIFGVAVGNVLQGVPFRLTEDLMPLYEGSFFGLLNPFALLAGVVSLSMLVMHGGAWLSLKAEGPVATRARTFGAVAALVAMASFALAGVWLAVGIDGYAFTGPVATDGPSNPRLTEVVHAGSWMSAYAERPWIAIAPLMGFAGAALTFLGLKAGREVSTLLASKMAILGVISTVGLTMFPFILPSTIDPRSSLTVWDSSSSHLTLFVMLVMTVIFMPIILAYTAWVYKVLWGKVGEADVTESETAY, encoded by the coding sequence ATGATCCTGCATGAACTCATCGACTTCGACATCCTGCGGGTGATCTGGTGGGGCCTGCTCGGCGTCCTGCTGATCGGCTTCGCGCTCACCGACGGCTTCGACATGGGGGTGGGCGCGCTGCTCCCCTTCGTGGCGAAGACCGACATCGAACGCCGCATCGCGATCAACACGGTCGGTCCGGTCTGGGAAGGCAACCAGGTGTGGTTCATCCTCGGCGGCGGGGCGATCTTCGCCGCCTGGCCGCCGCTCTACGCGGTGAGCTTCTCCGGCTTCTACCTGGCGATGTTCCTGGTGCTCGCCGCCCTCATCCTGCGTCCCGTGGGCTTCAAGTACCGCTCCAAGCGCGACGACGCGAGGTGGCGCAGCACCTGGGACTGGGCGCTCTTCGTGGGCGGGGCCGTGCCGGCGCTGATCTTCGGCGTCGCGGTCGGCAACGTCCTGCAGGGCGTGCCGTTCCGGCTGACCGAGGATCTGATGCCGCTCTACGAGGGCTCCTTCTTCGGCCTGCTCAACCCCTTCGCGCTGCTGGCCGGCGTTGTCTCGCTCTCCATGCTGGTGATGCACGGCGGGGCCTGGCTGTCGCTCAAGGCGGAAGGGCCGGTCGCCACCCGCGCGCGGACCTTCGGCGCGGTGGCGGCACTGGTCGCCATGGCGAGCTTCGCGCTGGCCGGCGTGTGGCTGGCGGTCGGCATCGACGGCTACGCCTTCACCGGCCCGGTCGCGACCGACGGGCCGTCCAATCCGCGTCTGACGGAGGTCGTGCACGCGGGCTCCTGGATGAGCGCCTATGCGGAACGTCCGTGGATCGCGATCGCCCCGCTGATGGGCTTTGCGGGGGCCGCGCTTACCTTCCTTGGCCTCAAGGCGGGCCGCGAGGTCTCGACGCTGCTCGCGTCGAAGATGGCGATCCTCGGCGTGATCTCGACGGTGGGCCTGACGATGTTCCCCTTCATCCTGCCCTCGACCATCGACCCGCGCTCGTCGCTGACGGTGTGGGACAGCTCCTCGTCGCACCTCACGCTGTTCGTCATGCTGGTGATGACGGTGATCTTCATGCCGATCATCCTTGCCTACACCGCCTGGGTCTACAAGGTGCTGTGGGGCAAGGTCGGCGAGGCCGACGTCACCGAAAGCGAAACCGCATATTAG
- a CDS encoding Rrf2 family transcriptional regulator, with amino-acid sequence MRLTTRTNLAMRTLMYCAVLSERSARRREIARACNASENHLAQVVRLLGQHGFIKAVRGRNGGLRLARPAETINVGSVVRVFEANLPFAECFEGGENTCPLIACCWLRPALKRAIEAFYQTLDGITLDELVSGNTELAAVLKAGGPGAQPPAPHRACVFATQ; translated from the coding sequence ATGCGCCTCACGACCCGCACGAACCTCGCCATGCGCACGCTGATGTATTGCGCCGTCCTGTCGGAGCGCAGCGCCCGGCGCCGCGAGATCGCGCGCGCCTGCAACGCCTCGGAAAACCATCTCGCGCAGGTGGTGCGGCTGCTCGGCCAGCACGGGTTCATCAAGGCGGTGCGCGGGCGCAACGGCGGGCTCAGGCTCGCCCGGCCGGCGGAAACCATCAACGTCGGCTCGGTCGTGCGGGTGTTCGAGGCCAATCTCCCCTTCGCCGAGTGTTTCGAGGGCGGCGAGAACACCTGCCCGCTGATCGCCTGCTGCTGGCTGCGCCCGGCGCTGAAACGCGCCATCGAGGCCTTCTACCAGACCCTCGACGGGATCACGCTGGACGAACTGGTCTCCGGCAACACCGAACTGGCCGCCGTGCTGAAGGCGGGCGGCCCCGGCGCGCAGCCACCCGCGCCGCACCGCGCCTGCGTCTTCGCGACGCAGTAG
- a CDS encoding Crp/Fnr family transcriptional regulator, which yields MRRSRIDAAYKGRAKCESCGIRSLVLFADLKREDFDLIHMPIEELVFDPGAQLYAAGDPATSVFTVRSGLVKLLQYLPDGSQRIVRLLRPGATAGLEALVAEEFAHTAIALQKTEVCRVPREVVERLDRETPRLHTQLMRRWHDALRQADDWLSGLSTGNARERLARFVLSMADDHGALTLLTREDLGSVLGITTEHASRTVSEFKRQGLLTDHGYNRFDADLGRLRQVVDGTAA from the coding sequence ATGCGGCGATCGCGCATCGACGCGGCCTACAAGGGGCGCGCCAAGTGCGAATCCTGCGGCATTCGAAGCCTGGTGCTCTTCGCGGATCTCAAGCGCGAGGACTTCGACCTGATCCACATGCCGATCGAGGAACTGGTCTTCGACCCCGGAGCCCAGCTCTATGCCGCCGGCGATCCCGCGACGAGCGTCTTCACGGTGCGCAGCGGTCTCGTGAAGCTGCTCCAGTATCTGCCCGACGGATCGCAGCGCATTGTGCGTCTGCTGCGCCCCGGCGCCACGGCGGGGCTGGAGGCTCTGGTCGCCGAGGAGTTCGCCCACACCGCCATCGCGCTGCAAAAGACCGAGGTCTGCCGCGTGCCGCGCGAGGTGGTGGAACGGCTCGACCGCGAAACCCCGCGCCTGCACACCCAGTTGATGCGGCGCTGGCACGACGCGCTGCGCCAGGCCGACGACTGGCTGTCGGGCTTGTCCACCGGCAACGCCCGCGAGCGCCTCGCCCGCTTCGTGCTCAGCATGGCCGACGACCACGGCGCGCTGACCCTGCTCACGCGCGAGGATCTCGGCTCCGTGCTCGGCATCACCACCGAACATGCCAGCCGCACCGTGTCGGAGTTCAAGCGCCAGGGGCTGCTTACCGATCACGGCTACAACCGGTTCGACGCCGATCTCGGCCGGCTGCGCCAGGTGGTTGACGGCACTGCCGCCTGA
- a CDS encoding cytochrome ubiquinol oxidase subunit I, with the protein MDLDVVELSRLQFALTAMYHFLFVPLTLGLSIIVAIMETVYVMTDRPIWRQMTKFWGTLFGINFVLGVATGITMEFQFGMNWSYYSHYVGDVFGAPLAVEGLMAFFLEATFVGLFFFGWDKLSKVGHLTVAWLVAIGSNFSALWILIANGWMQNPVGATFNPMTMRMEMTSFFDVVFNDVAQAKFVHTVSAGYVTAAVFVLGVSAWYLIKGRHVDLARRSIAVAASFGLASALSVVVLGDESGYSVTHSQKMKLAAIEAMWETEPAPASFTVVGFPDQEARETHYAIHVPAVMGLIGTRSLTQEIPGISELVAQAEERVRSGIIAYDALMTLRTEREATPQAVKDTFEQHSADLGFALLLKRYVDDPRDASEAQIQQAANDTVPTVWPLFWAFRIMVALGFGFIALMAYFFYLSSFRGMRFPRPALWLAVIAIPTPWIAAELGWFVAEFGRQPWTVDGVLPTALSVSHLGVTEVLITLSGFILFYTVLFIVEMGLMIKYIRKGPYMDVKETEEWMARRAARLNGNGTSTGSSTGGLAAQPAE; encoded by the coding sequence ATGGACCTCGACGTCGTTGAGCTGTCGCGCCTGCAATTCGCGCTGACGGCCATGTATCACTTTCTGTTCGTGCCGCTGACGCTCGGCCTGTCGATCATCGTGGCCATCATGGAGACGGTCTATGTGATGACCGACCGTCCCATCTGGCGCCAGATGACCAAGTTCTGGGGCACGCTCTTCGGCATCAACTTCGTGCTCGGTGTGGCCACCGGCATCACCATGGAGTTCCAGTTCGGCATGAACTGGAGCTACTACAGCCACTATGTGGGCGACGTCTTCGGCGCCCCGCTGGCGGTGGAGGGCCTGATGGCCTTCTTCCTGGAGGCGACCTTCGTCGGCCTGTTCTTCTTCGGCTGGGACAAGCTGTCCAAGGTGGGGCATCTCACCGTCGCCTGGCTGGTCGCCATCGGCTCCAACTTCTCCGCCCTGTGGATCCTGATCGCCAACGGCTGGATGCAGAACCCGGTGGGCGCGACCTTCAATCCGATGACCATGCGCATGGAGATGACGAGCTTCTTCGACGTCGTCTTCAACGACGTGGCGCAGGCGAAGTTCGTGCACACCGTGTCGGCCGGCTATGTCACGGCGGCGGTCTTCGTGCTCGGCGTGTCCGCCTGGTACCTGATCAAGGGCCGGCATGTGGATCTCGCCCGCCGCTCGATCGCGGTCGCCGCGAGCTTCGGCCTCGCCTCGGCGCTGTCGGTCGTGGTGCTCGGCGACGAGTCCGGCTATTCGGTCACCCACTCCCAGAAGATGAAGCTCGCCGCGATCGAGGCCATGTGGGAAACGGAACCCGCGCCGGCCTCCTTCACCGTGGTCGGCTTTCCCGACCAGGAGGCGCGCGAAACCCATTATGCGATCCATGTTCCGGCCGTCATGGGGCTGATCGGCACGCGCTCGCTCACCCAGGAAATCCCCGGCATCAGCGAACTGGTGGCGCAGGCCGAGGAGCGGGTGCGCTCCGGCATCATTGCCTATGACGCGTTGATGACCCTGCGCACCGAGCGCGAGGCCACGCCGCAGGCGGTGAAGGACACCTTCGAGCAGCACAGCGCCGATCTCGGCTTCGCTCTCCTGCTGAAGCGCTATGTGGACGACCCGCGCGATGCGAGCGAGGCGCAGATCCAGCAGGCGGCGAACGACACCGTGCCGACCGTCTGGCCGCTGTTCTGGGCCTTCCGCATCATGGTCGCGCTCGGCTTCGGCTTTATCGCCCTGATGGCCTATTTCTTCTACCTGTCGAGCTTCCGGGGCATGCGCTTCCCGCGCCCGGCGCTGTGGCTCGCGGTGATCGCGATCCCGACGCCGTGGATCGCGGCGGAACTCGGCTGGTTCGTCGCCGAATTCGGTCGCCAGCCCTGGACGGTCGACGGCGTGTTGCCGACGGCGCTCTCCGTCTCCCACCTCGGCGTCACCGAGGTGCTGATCACGCTCTCCGGCTTCATCCTCTTCTACACGGTGCTGTTCATCGTCGAGATGGGCCTGATGATCAAATACATCCGCAAGGGGCCGTACATGGACGTGAAGGAAACCGAAGAGTGGATGGCGCGTCGCGCCGCCCGGCTCAACGGCAACGGCACCAGCACCGGCAGCAGCACCGGCGGCCTTGCCGCCCAGCCCGCGGAGTAA